One segment of Brassica napus cultivar Da-Ae chromosome C3, Da-Ae, whole genome shotgun sequence DNA contains the following:
- the BNAC03G47410D gene encoding uncharacterized protein BNAC03G47410D, with translation MAVSFHVRSNSFPSRSHPQAAHVSEQLARLRSSEEGETSTSSSSSICQRIDNIQELHESLDKLICLPVTQQALAQEQNKKTVEQLLDGSLRILDLCNISKDGLSEMKESLMEIQSILRRKRSELSGEVKKYLASRKAVKKTFQKVQKSLKVAHVEDKKEESLAVFGEAEAVTVALFDSLFRYISGSKTCGNWSVVSKLMNKMKVTCEAQANEFTMVDSEFQSEKTLKMEDVQILESFIQDLDDRLESLSKA, from the coding sequence ATGGCCGTCTCTTTCCACGTTCGCTCAAACAGTTTCCCCTCTAGATCTCACCCACAAGCTGCTCATGTCAGTGAGCAGTTGGCACGTTTGAGATCTTCTGAGGAAGGGGAAACCTCAACATCTTCCAGCTCTTCTATCTGTCAAAGAATTGACAACATTCAAGAGCTACACGAGTCTCTTGACAAGCTTATCTGCCTACCAGTCACACAACAGGCTCTAGCTCaagaacaaaacaagaaaaccgTCGAGCAGCTTCTTGATGGATCTCTCAGGATCCTGGATTTGTGCAACATTTCCAAGGATGGTTTGTCAGAGATGAAAGAGAGTCTCATGGAGATCCAATCCATTCTAAGAAGAAAGCGCAGTGAACTTTCTGGAGAGGTGAAGAAATACTTAGCCTCAAGAAAAGCTGTCAAAAAGACCTTTCAGAAAGTACAAAAGTCTCTAAAGGTTGCACACGTTGAAGACAAGAAAGAAGAATCTTTAGCTGTCTTTGGAGAAGCAGAAGCAGTTACAGTTGCTCTGTTTGATTCTCTCTTTAGGTACATATCTGGATCAAAGACTTGTGGCAACTGGTCAGTCGTCTCAAAGCTAATGAACAAGATGAAAGTTACATGTGAAGCTCAAGCAAACGAATTCACAATGGTTGACTCCGAATTTCAGTCTGAGAAGACCTTGAAGATGGAGGACGTTCAGATCCTAGAGTCATTCATTCAAGATCTTGATGATAGACTTGAATCACTCTCTAAGGCCtaa